The Amycolatopsis jiangsuensis nucleotide sequence CCGCGATGGCCGCTCCGGCATACATGGAAATTCCGCTGAGAACGAACAAGACGGGGGCCGGAATCGCGCCGAACCGTTTCCCGGGGTGCACAGAATCCACCCCCGCATCGTGCCTGACCACGGAAAACGTCCGGCGTTGGGTGGGGTGGAGCAGCGTGGCCCGCGCCGCGCTACGGCAACCGGGGTAATTCGGCGTGACGCACCTCCCACCGGCGCGGGAACACTTGCGGGCAGCGAAACGTCTGCAAGAGTGGAAGCACGAACACCGCGGAGCCGGAAGCGATCCCCGCCGAAGGCATCAGTTCCGAAGTGGGCGTAGCTGGATCGAGGTACCGGGGAACCGGTACCGGGACGGAGGGAGACCCCCATGACAACACCGACGCTCACCCGCCCCGAATTGACCGCCGCCGACCGTTGCGACCGGTGCGGAGCAGCAGCTCAGGTACGCGCCGTGCTCAGCTCCGGAGGCGAACTGCTCTTCTGCGGCCACCACGCCCGGGAACACGAGGC carries:
- a CDS encoding DUF7455 domain-containing protein, whose translation is MTTPTLTRPELTAADRCDRCGAAAQVRAVLSSGGELLFCGHHAREHEAKLKELAAQIQK